From a region of the Tenggerimyces flavus genome:
- a CDS encoding N-acetylmuramoyl-L-alanine amidase, with product MNEHQYGLGDRGPAVAEIRAKLVQLGVLLAPELPDDPADALFDEATDQAVRHFQQQRGLTANGLVDRMTYLTLDEARWRLGDRLLSYQAGHLLAGDDVLALQRRLLELGFNLRRVDGVYGPGTERAVREFQRSVGVPADGSCGPATFKSLTRLSPKVTGGRADSLRDAERVHEAGPRLPGKIVVIDPGHGDADRGCCSNGLCEADVAFDLASRIEGRLAATGVRVFLTRGRDSCPDDVSRARFANETDADVVVSLHVDEHPNEIASGVATYYYGTAADPLRSSSLGERFAGLVQREIVARTDLVDCRTHPKTWELLRYTRMPAVRVELGYVSNHGDALRIADPGFRDVVAEAIVVAIQRVYLPPDMDAPTGVLKLGELIR from the coding sequence ATGAACGAGCACCAGTACGGTCTCGGCGACCGTGGACCAGCTGTGGCCGAGATCCGCGCGAAGCTCGTTCAGCTCGGCGTGCTCCTCGCACCCGAACTGCCCGACGATCCCGCCGACGCGCTGTTCGACGAGGCGACTGACCAGGCCGTCCGGCACTTCCAGCAGCAGCGTGGGCTCACCGCGAACGGCCTCGTCGACCGCATGACGTACCTCACGCTCGACGAGGCGCGCTGGCGGCTCGGCGACCGGCTGCTGTCGTACCAGGCGGGCCACCTGCTCGCCGGCGACGACGTGCTGGCGCTGCAGCGGCGGCTGCTCGAGCTGGGCTTCAACCTCCGGCGCGTGGACGGCGTCTACGGTCCGGGCACGGAGCGGGCCGTACGCGAGTTCCAGCGCAGTGTGGGCGTCCCCGCGGACGGCTCGTGTGGTCCGGCGACGTTCAAGTCGCTGACCCGGCTCTCACCGAAGGTGACGGGTGGGCGCGCGGACTCGCTGCGCGACGCCGAGCGCGTCCACGAGGCAGGGCCGCGGCTGCCCGGCAAGATCGTGGTGATCGACCCCGGTCACGGCGACGCCGACCGCGGCTGCTGCTCGAACGGGCTGTGCGAAGCGGACGTCGCGTTCGACCTCGCCTCGCGGATCGAGGGCCGGCTGGCGGCGACCGGCGTACGCGTGTTCCTCACCCGCGGCCGCGACTCCTGCCCGGACGACGTGAGCCGCGCGCGCTTCGCCAACGAGACCGACGCCGACGTGGTCGTCTCGCTGCACGTGGACGAGCACCCGAACGAGATCGCGAGCGGCGTGGCCACGTACTACTACGGCACCGCGGCCGACCCGCTGCGCTCCTCGTCGCTCGGCGAACGGTTCGCCGGCCTGGTGCAGCGCGAGATCGTGGCACGAACGGACCTGGTCGACTGCCGCACGCACCCGAAGACGTGGGAACTGCTCCGGTACACGCGGATGCCCGCCGTCCGGGTCGAGCTCGGCTACGTGTCCAACCACGGTGACGCGCTACGGATCGCCGACCCCGGCTTCCGCGACGTGGTGGCCGAGGCGATCGTGGTCGCGATCCAACGCGTCTACCTGCCGCCGGACATGGACGCCCCGACCGGCGTGCTGAAGCTCGGCGAGCTCATCCGCTAG
- a CDS encoding GNAT family N-acetyltransferase: MSTTRRLANITLDNLDDLPKRCRSCVFWELDPVAGERAEDAGDPGLEKEAWVSAALLEWGSVGKVCYVDQSPAGFVLYAPPMYVPRSVAFPTSPVSSDAALLMTAHIVPDFAGSGLGRMLVQSVAKDLVKRNIKALEAFGDARWDRPSCMVPADYFLAVGFKTVRPHHRFPRLRLELRNAISWKEDVEAALEKLLGSMTPEGAFRPV; the protein is encoded by the coding sequence ATGAGTACGACCCGGCGGCTCGCGAACATCACCCTCGACAATCTCGACGATCTGCCGAAGCGGTGTAGGTCATGTGTGTTCTGGGAGCTCGACCCGGTCGCCGGTGAACGCGCCGAGGACGCCGGCGATCCCGGGCTCGAGAAGGAGGCGTGGGTCTCCGCGGCCCTACTCGAGTGGGGGTCGGTCGGGAAGGTCTGCTACGTCGACCAGTCTCCGGCGGGCTTCGTTCTGTACGCGCCGCCGATGTACGTTCCGCGCTCGGTCGCGTTCCCGACCTCGCCCGTGAGTAGTGACGCGGCGCTGCTGATGACCGCGCACATCGTGCCCGACTTCGCCGGCAGCGGGCTCGGCCGGATGCTCGTGCAGAGCGTCGCGAAGGACCTGGTGAAGCGGAACATCAAGGCGCTGGAGGCGTTCGGCGACGCTCGCTGGGACCGGCCGTCCTGCATGGTGCCGGCGGACTACTTCCTGGCCGTCGGCTTCAAGACCGTACGCCCGCACCACCGCTTCCCGCGGCTCCGCCTCGAGCTTCGCAATGCGATCTCGTGGAAGGAAGATGTCGAAGCGGCGTTGGAGAAACTGCTCGGCTCGATGACGCCTGAGGGTGCGTTCCGTCCGGTCTGA